In Pseudanabaena sp. BC1403, the following are encoded in one genomic region:
- a CDS encoding AEC family transporter, with protein sequence MLLSDPDQFWSSFHFGELINAYIPLMVWTGVGLVASRFAPLNTSKFMGITLYWVGVPLQLFVLARHTQFSDTPYIPYVAIAALILSWLLALVGWQFAKQEDSDRSSLGSFILATMLGNTGFVGLTLTSSLTSSTYTDWAVLYSIASNVAGNYGIAVFIASYFGKSDVKPPWWKLLLDVATVPSLWAFAIGWYTRPIGLPDVIESGLDVSIWVTIAFALSLVGLRLGKIEKWDSLKPAAIAAFLRVGIVPLAIGLGATMFGLRDDPRLILTLMSGTPTGLSVLILAEVYNLDRDLLISTIAFSFIGLIFMLPIWIVFFG encoded by the coding sequence ATGCTGTTAAGTGATCCCGACCAATTTTGGTCTAGCTTCCATTTTGGTGAACTGATCAATGCTTATATCCCACTGATGGTATGGACGGGAGTTGGCCTAGTAGCGTCTAGGTTTGCGCCGCTCAACACCTCCAAATTTATGGGTATCACGCTGTATTGGGTGGGCGTGCCATTACAACTATTTGTCCTTGCTAGACATACTCAATTTTCGGATACACCCTATATTCCCTATGTGGCGATCGCAGCGTTGATTCTCAGTTGGCTGTTGGCTTTAGTCGGTTGGCAGTTTGCGAAACAAGAAGATAGCGATCGCTCTAGCTTGGGGAGCTTTATTTTAGCGACCATGCTCGGTAACACAGGATTTGTGGGCTTGACGCTGACAAGTTCTTTGACAAGTTCCACTTACACAGATTGGGCAGTTTTATACAGTATTGCTAGTAACGTCGCGGGTAATTATGGCATTGCTGTTTTTATTGCCAGCTACTTTGGCAAGAGTGATGTGAAGCCACCTTGGTGGAAGCTATTGCTTGATGTTGCCACTGTGCCGAGTCTATGGGCTTTTGCGATCGGTTGGTATACACGCCCGATCGGGCTACCTGATGTGATCGAGTCGGGACTAGATGTGAGTATATGGGTAACGATCGCCTTTGCGTTGTCTCTGGTGGGACTACGATTAGGCAAAATCGAAAAGTGGGACAGCCTCAAACCTGCGGCGATCGCAGCTTTTTTGCGCGTGGGAATCGTACCTTTAGCGATCGGGCTGGGGGCGACTATGTTTGGACTCCGAGATGATCCACGTCTGATTCTGACGCTGATGTCGGGGACTCCAACAGGTTTATCGGTGCTAATTCTTGCTGAAGTCTATAACCTCGATCGCGATTTACTAATCAGCACGATCGCCTTCTCATTTATCGGACTAATTTTTATGCTACCGATCTGGATCGTCTTTTTTGGCTAA